Below is a genomic region from Treponema sp. OMZ 798.
TTTTATAGGGCCTAAGACGGATATACCTGCTCCGGATGTCGGAACAAATGCAAGAGTAATGGCCTGGATAGTCGATACCTACAGCAGCTATGCAGGGGATTTCACACCCGCAGTCGTTACAGGAAAACCTCTTCCTCTCGGAGGTTCTAAGGGAAGAGTAGAAGCCACAGGCCGGGGAGTTCTCTTTGCGGCAAGGGAAATTTTAAAAAAACTAAATAAAAACTTAAAAAGCCAAAGTGTAGTCATTCAAGGTCTTGGAAATGTAGGCGGCGTTACGGCAGATCTTTTTTATAAAGACGGAGCGAAGGTAATCGCAGTAAGCGATGTAAGCGGAGCCGTATATAACGAAAAGGGCTTAAACATCCGGCTTATAATGGAACATGTAAAAAAAGGACAGCTTCTTAAATCTTTTGAAGGCGATTTTAAAAGAATAAGCAATGAAGAACTATTGGAGCTTAAAACCGATATCTTGATTCCGGCTGCCCTCGAAAATCAAATTACCGAAAAAAATGCATCAAATATTAAGGCTTCCATAATAATCGAAGCCGCAAACGGCCCCGTAACTCCCGAAGCCGATAGGATTCTCGAAAAAAAGAATATTATAAGTGTGCCCGATGTTCTTGCCAATTCCGGAGGCGTCATAGTCTCATATTTTGAATGGGTACAAAACCTGCAAGGTTTTTATTGGACAGAAGAAGAGGTCAACAGGCGCCTCGAAGATAAGATGATTGAAGCCTTTAGACTGGTATGGGACGTAAAAGAGACCTATAAGGTAAGTATGAGAAAGGCTGCCTATATTAAGGCCTTAAAAGAGCTTGTAGAAACCCAAAAGGCCTTGAATATAATTTAAAGCTTGTCTATCAGCATTGAACACTTGCCTGACGGAATCGGTAGGGTCTTTTTCTTTTCGTTTAAGATGTTTATGGTAAAATAATAAAGCTTTTCGCTTTCCATGTGGATTTCCCAGCCCCTCTGACTCTTGGACGAAAGAATGGTGATCAGGTTCCGTTTAAGGCTTAAATTTTCTATGCCCATTACCTCAAGGTTAGGAACCGTCCAGTTTACCGTCTTACGCGGAAGGCTTATGGAAAGGCCGATAACGTTTTCTATCATTAAACTGATTGTAGAAAGACCTACGCTTACCAGATACTGCTTACGCGGAAAGGCCGGTTTTCCCTTCCACTGGGCAGGGCCTTCCTTGACGGGAGAATAGGCCTCCCATAAAAAGCCTTGTTTTTTTGAATTTCCTGCGGGAGATAGGGTTTCAAGCACATAGTAAAGGTGCCTTATAACGCACTCTCTTGCTATCTCCCAGCGGTTATACTTTTCCAAGCCCTTTACAACAACAAAATTCAAAATAGGGAAGACGCTGCCGCAGGCACCGTTTCCGTTTTCGTCATATTCAGGCTCATCGGCTGCAAGGCTTGGAAAGGGATGATCAACCCCGAAGGTTTTAGGATTGGATAGGTGCTCCACCAAAAGAGCAGCCTTATCCTCGTTGGGAATCTCGGCAAGCATGGGCCAAAAACCTGCAAGGGTCTTTTTCTTTATCTGATTACCCTCAGCATCAAGATCATAATAAAAACCGTCCTCTTCATTCCACATCATGGAGTTGATTCTGGTTTTTATGGTAAAATACATCCTCTTGTATTGAAAATCAATTTCCTTATCGTTTAGTATATCGCCCAAGGCAGACATATAAAGGGCATTTACGGCTAGGGCCGAATTAAAATCGGTTAAAAAAACGGAATCTTTTCGCGGCGTATTAGGCATATTGACTGTCTCAAGAGGACTTTTATAAAGGCCGTTATCCGACTTAAACATTTTTTCGATCCAGTCCATGTACTTGATCAAAACAGGCATAATATCCTTTACACGCTTCTTGTTTCCCGTCTTATGATAAATATTGTACTCAGCCCATGCAAATAAGGGCATACCCAGCCCTTCAGGATTATCCCTCTTTAAAACGGGTTCCTTTGTATCAAAATCATATCTATTGCGTATAGCTCCGTTTTCTTCCTGCCTGTCATAAAAAAAGTCAAGAGCAGAATTCGGTGTATAATTCTTATTTGAATAAACAAAGAAAAAAGAGGAAAATATAGTTTCATATTGATTTAAAAAATTACCGTCCGCTTCGGGATAAATAAAAAAACCCTCGGTACCTTGTTTACCATCGCCTGCTGAATGCCAAAAATCATGAACCAAAGCCCATGTTCTATCGTAAATGTCCACGAAATCTTGATCGTAAAAATGAACGCGCGGAAAATCTCTTTTATTCACCTTAACTCCTTATTTTTTTTGCAAGACACTATATAGTATACCATATTTTTACAAAAAAGGATAGTTTTTTAGCAATATTTATAAAAAAAGTTTTAAGCCGGAAAAAAGACTCCGCTTTTATTCATTATCGGCATCAGAGGTTTCTTCTTTTTCCTCGGCAGAGCCGGAATTTTCACTTGAGGCACCGGCTTCAGTCTTAGCTCCGTCTTCGGTACCCTCTTGGACAGAAGGTTGAACGGGTGCGGGTTCAGGAGGGCGGCCTAAAAAGAGAACTATATCTTCATCATCTTTTTTGTGCTTCATTTTTAACAAAAGAGTACGGGTTCTTTCATCATAAACATAGCCGGAGGAATTATAAATCTCAAATCTAGGGTCGGTTCTAAAATCGATTCCATGGATCTGTATCCTGTAAAAGGGGCGGATCCCCCTTATAATCAGGTAATGGGTATCTCCTGCCTTAGCCGAAATTCTAAAGCTGAATATTTTTGAATCGTTTTTAAGCACGTTTATCCCAAGGGCCGATGTCCAAGCCCAAATACCGGGTTCAGCCTTTAAAGCCAAAGACTCTTCATGGGGATAGCAGGGATTATCCTTAATGGCGGCCGGATATAGCTTTTCAGCATGGAGGATTAAGGCATCATTAGCCATAAGCCCCAACTTCTTTGCCTTATCGCCTTGAATATCAAAGGAGGCCGGTAAACTTGAAGAATTTCCTCCAAGGGAAAAGATAGAAGAATACAGGGCCTGCCCCACAGCCTTCCATGCTCCCTTATCGGGATACGAACTTCCATAACGGATTAAAACGGATGCTGTTTTCAAAGTTTTTTCGGTATCTATGGTCTTTTTATCTGAGGATATAAATATACCCTCGTCAATAGAAATTAAAGAATCTTTTAATACCGCTTCATATTTTTCGGAATCTTCAATAAAAAGATTTTGTTTATTAGGAAAATAAAGAGCATAATCCATTGCAGCTTCCAACAAGCCTGCGGCAAAAAAAGAGTTTAAGTCCTCCTGCTTTGCGTTAGAAGCTATCTTTTCCAAGGCAGGAATTAAATTTGTCCTTGAGTTGTTTATCAAAAACGGAATAATAGAGTCCCTGTCAAATACTGAAATTTCAGCCATTGCTATACTTGATTCAATGCCGGTTAACAGCTTTTTATGGTAAACTGCAAGGCTTTTATCGTTTTGCACAAGGTTATCATAAAAGGTACTTGATATATAGGTTCGCTTTTCTTTAGGCAAAAGAGAAGACGGAGCAGATACAAGAGCTCTTGCATATTCGCCCTTAAAGGCTTTTTCGGCTACATATGCCGTCAAAAGTTCTTCGTTATAATTTTTTGCCGAAATCACACTTACAAAATAATCCAAGGCCTTTTCTCTAAACAATTGCTTGTTTTTTTGGTATTCTTCGTCACTTGCAATAGGGATACGCCTGATAGAATCAAAGTCCAAAGTTTCAGATTGAATATAGGTTTCATAAAAGGCTGTTTTTTTTGAACTTGAAAGAATAAGATGGGGGAGTTCCGATGTATCATCGGA
It encodes:
- a CDS encoding Glu/Leu/Phe/Val dehydrogenase, which gives rise to MASTYEKLLSTITEAANTVGLAEDDYITLLNPEREMHVSIPVKMDNGKIRVFNGYRVQHSTLRGPAKGGIRFHQDVNIDEVRSLAAWMTFKCAVADIPYGGGKGGICVDPSHLSETELEKLTRGYTRRIASFIGPKTDIPAPDVGTNARVMAWIVDTYSSYAGDFTPAVVTGKPLPLGGSKGRVEATGRGVLFAAREILKKLNKNLKSQSVVIQGLGNVGGVTADLFYKDGAKVIAVSDVSGAVYNEKGLNIRLIMEHVKKGQLLKSFEGDFKRISNEELLELKTDILIPAALENQITEKNASNIKASIIIEAANGPVTPEADRILEKKNIISVPDVLANSGGVIVSYFEWVQNLQGFYWTEEEVNRRLEDKMIEAFRLVWDVKETYKVSMRKAAYIKALKELVETQKALNII
- a CDS encoding trehalase family glycosidase, encoding MNKRDFPRVHFYDQDFVDIYDRTWALVHDFWHSAGDGKQGTEGFFIYPEADGNFLNQYETIFSSFFFVYSNKNYTPNSALDFFYDRQEENGAIRNRYDFDTKEPVLKRDNPEGLGMPLFAWAEYNIYHKTGNKKRVKDIMPVLIKYMDWIEKMFKSDNGLYKSPLETVNMPNTPRKDSVFLTDFNSALAVNALYMSALGDILNDKEIDFQYKRMYFTIKTRINSMMWNEEDGFYYDLDAEGNQIKKKTLAGFWPMLAEIPNEDKAALLVEHLSNPKTFGVDHPFPSLAADEPEYDENGNGACGSVFPILNFVVVKGLEKYNRWEIARECVIRHLYYVLETLSPAGNSKKQGFLWEAYSPVKEGPAQWKGKPAFPRKQYLVSVGLSTISLMIENVIGLSISLPRKTVNWTVPNLEVMGIENLSLKRNLITILSSKSQRGWEIHMESEKLYYFTINILNEKKKTLPIPSGKCSMLIDKL